The following nucleotide sequence is from Candidatus Thorarchaeota archaeon.
GTAGTGCACGCCGGCCAGCCCAGTCACCGATCCAAGTCCAATCTTCATGATCCATGTCAATGGCCTCATGTATTTCTTAGAGGTTAATAATATCGACCACACGGATGAATCTTACTCTTGAAGATAATGTGTATTGGGAATTAACCGATGAAGATCTCGCTCTTGTCATCTTCAGCGTCGGCCATCATCTGCAAGATCTTCTCGAAGGCCTCATGAATATTCTCACCAGTCTTTGCAGAGGTCTCGATGAACACCGCAGGAATCTCCAATTTTTTAATGAAATAATCGGCGAATTGCTGCCCTTCTTTAGAACTCACCTGTTGATCAGGGGGCACAGTTCCACGGAGATCAATCTTGTTTCCGATAATAATTGTGGGCGGTAGCCGACCCATATTTCGATAAGCTTCTACAAGCCACTTTGACGCATTATCGAATGTCTCTCGATCGATGACCGAATATACGAGGAGGATACCATTTGACCCGTGATAGTAATGGCCTCTCACTTTTTCAAAAGTGGGTTGGCCAGCAAGATCCCAGATGACAAATTTGATAATCTCGTCACGAAAGAGAACTTTCTTTGTAGCCAGATCAACTCCAATTGTGGCAAGATGGCCCTCGATAAAATCTTCACCTAGATAGTTACGTCGGATGCTTGTCTTCCCTACTGCCCCATCCCCAATCAATACTGCCTTCAAGACCTTACTGCCATCATCTTGATCTCTCATCTGACCAGTCACTCCCAAGAGGCCACTTCCAAATTGAAGCCCAATTTCAATTGGAGCAGGTATCTTAAATAGATAGACTCTAGATAAGGTTACCGAATTAAAGCGGTTTAACTTTATCGCTAGAGTGCAGGGAGTTATCGGTAGGTTCTGATAGACATTTCCCAATAAATAATAAGAATAATACCACTGCACTATCAATTGTACAACAGGATTACGCCAACAAAGATAAAGAAATTAATTTTTCACCCGCATTATACCGTCAGATGTGACCATCACAACAAACCAAAAAAGGAACCATGTGAGAGCAGCCAGTGGTATAACATGGTCGATCTCATCTTCGGAGACCTAACAGCCACAGATGCAATAATGGCCATCCTGACTGGGATCTTGGGGGGCATCATGCTTGGAGTCGCCTACAAGATGGCGGAGAAGGGAATGCCACACTGGAAACCCAGAAAGCTAGTCCATGTGTCAATGGGGAGCATCATTGGCCTGACCATTGTTGCATATTCAAATCTGAGCGGTCCCACCTTTGCCATTGGAACGTTTCTCACATTCATTCTCTATGCGTGGGCCCACAAGAGCACGCTTGTGTCAGAACTATTAGCGGCAGGAAGCAGGGAGGGAGAAAGTAGAGCCAATACCTTCGTGTCAGGGTTCATGGGGATGATCGCGTTTGCCCTTGCATTCTTGATGTTTCTCTCACAGCCAGCCATATTTGTCGCAGCGATCCTTGGAGTCGCCTGGGCGGACGCAGCAGGAGAGATAGTAGGAAGAATATGGGGTGGACGATTTGTCTCAAGAATCGGAGTAAAATCATTCGAGGGGAGCTGTGGTGTCTTTGTGCTATCAGTACTGGCACAAGTGACGGCTCTATCTCTGTATTCATCAATCTTCATTTTTGGTATCATTCCACAAATCCTAATAATTGCGGGATTAATGACGCTAACGGAGTTCGTGAGTAAGAGGTGGCTTGACAATTTTCTGATACCTCTAGTCACTGCATTTGCGATGTGGCTTCTGCTATTCCCAACCATGCCGCTGTTCTTTGCAACTTAGAGGCGAACTTCCTCCCAGAGACTTGCACGTTCGATTCCAGAATCACCAAGTTCACACACAAGCTTGAGCTCACTAAGTATCGAGGCCCAACCAATATTGTAACCAATTACACTCTCAGGGCTCTTGAAACCGAAATGATGAAGCATGACCAAGGTCTTGTCTTCAACTGGTTCAAAACGGATATTTACGCGGGTCTCCAACTCATCGCCGTAGACCCATGAGAACTCAAGTTCTTTATCAGGATCTATTTTTGTGAAGACAACAGGTCCCTTACCCTCCGCCCACCATGTGTAAATCCCTCCATACCTGGTATCAACGACTGGCCGTTCAACACCTATGAAATGACTGAGTTTCTCGGGATTTGTCCAGACATCGAACGGGAGGGAGGGTGGAGCATTAATCACAACACTCTGTCGGACCTCCAATGGATCGTACATAGTGACCCGCATAGGATGATACTTGGAATAGTCGAACCGCAAAGCGGGAACTCCAAGCTCGACGACTGATCTGAAATTCGCCAAGAGCAATGTCCAGTGCTCAGGAAGATGGAGATTCCGTGCCGATGTGGGAATTGCACCATGCTTGACCTCAATGAGAGTACCAGGAGGGATCTTGGAAAAACGGATCACGACCAAGGTGTCAACGCCCATGATAGACCATGAGAGAAGCATCGAATTGTCTTCTCGAAGTCGTCGGATAGTCCAGTTGCCTTCGATTTCAGCACAGACGGGGGCATTTGGCCCCTGAAAGGTGATCTCTCCACCTTCACGGATGTCTGCGGATATCTCATTTCCCAGCCATTGGAGCATCATAACAGGATCAAGAAAACTCTTCCACACCTCTTCGAGTGGTTTGTATACACGAACTGTCATGCGGATCAGTGGAAGTACTTCGACCTGTCTCTTAGGGTCCATTTATCGGCCTCCCAGCATTAGAT
It contains:
- a CDS encoding GTP-binding protein, which translates into the protein MRDQDDGSKVLKAVLIGDGAVGKTSIRRNYLGEDFIEGHLATIGVDLATKKVLFRDEIIKFVIWDLAGQPTFEKVRGHYYHGSNGILLVYSVIDRETFDNASKWLVEAYRNMGRLPPTIIIGNKIDLRGTVPPDQQVSSKEGQQFADYFIKKLEIPAVFIETSAKTGENIHEAFEKILQMMADAEDDKSEIFIG
- a CDS encoding SRPBCC domain-containing protein, with protein sequence MDPKRQVEVLPLIRMTVRVYKPLEEVWKSFLDPVMMLQWLGNEISADIREGGEITFQGPNAPVCAEIEGNWTIRRLREDNSMLLSWSIMGVDTLVVIRFSKIPPGTLIEVKHGAIPTSARNLHLPEHWTLLLANFRSVVELGVPALRFDYSKYHPMRVTMYDPLEVRQSVVINAPPSLPFDVWTNPEKLSHFIGVERPVVDTRYGGIYTWWAEGKGPVVFTKIDPDKELEFSWVYGDELETRVNIRFEPVEDKTLVMLHHFGFKSPESVIGYNIGWASILSELKLVCELGDSGIERASLWEEVRL